A genomic region of Runella rosea contains the following coding sequences:
- a CDS encoding ABC transporter ATP-binding protein — protein MTIHPISAPVDSASEFHKIQSRPASIEVKDISVAFKTPKGVFTAIKDIDLTIQKGEIVALIGHSGCGKSTLMGTISGMTQPTSGTVMANGNLVKGPGPDRGIVFQNYSLLPWLSVYQNIYEAVDSVFKGKTSAEKREITEENLKMVNLWPHKDKLPGQLSGGMKQRVAIARAFAINPSILLLDEPFGALDALTKGSMHIELLKLWNLDNRNKTIVMVTHDIEEAIFLSDRVVVMNNGPAATIKEIVDVRLPRPRNKKDIVHDPAYMEIHDRLMSLLFDKFSIEDD, from the coding sequence ATGACTATTCATCCTATCTCCGCTCCCGTCGACTCCGCGAGTGAGTTTCATAAAATCCAATCACGCCCCGCTTCCATTGAAGTGAAAGACATTTCGGTAGCTTTTAAAACCCCTAAAGGCGTATTTACGGCCATCAAAGACATCGATTTGACCATTCAAAAAGGTGAAATTGTGGCACTTATCGGCCATTCTGGCTGCGGCAAATCCACACTTATGGGTACAATTTCGGGCATGACCCAGCCCACAAGCGGCACGGTAATGGCCAACGGCAACCTCGTAAAAGGGCCTGGTCCCGACCGTGGTATTGTTTTCCAAAACTATTCTTTACTGCCTTGGCTCAGCGTTTATCAAAACATTTACGAAGCCGTTGATTCCGTATTTAAGGGGAAAACATCGGCTGAAAAGCGCGAAATCACCGAAGAAAACCTCAAAATGGTCAACCTTTGGCCGCACAAAGACAAACTTCCGGGTCAACTTTCGGGCGGTATGAAACAACGTGTAGCCATTGCCCGGGCGTTTGCCATCAATCCGAGCATTTTGTTGCTCGATGAGCCGTTCGGGGCGTTGGATGCGTTGACAAAAGGCTCCATGCACATTGAACTGCTCAAACTCTGGAATCTTGACAACCGCAACAAAACCATTGTGATGGTGACGCACGACATCGAAGAGGCCATTTTCCTTTCCGACCGCGTGGTGGTCATGAACAACGGCCCTGCCGCCACCATCAAAGAAATCGTTGATGTACGGCTTCCACGGCCCCGTAACAAAAAGGATATTGTCCATGACCCTGCCTACATGGAAATCCACGACCGGTTAATGAGCTTATTGTTCGATAAGTTTTCGATTGAAGACGATTAA
- the ntrB gene encoding nitrate ABC transporter permease has product MKKLLNLQTYLPLLFGIGSAVILIGAWWGISVLTNSEIPSPLMTWAVFNEMLATPFYDYGPNDKGIGNQLVSSLIRVFSGFGLGSLVAIPLGLLIGSSKTAFRLINPIIQILRPVSPLAWFPLGLLAFKAAEGATIFIIFVTSLWPTLINTAFGVASIPQDHKNVAKAYGFSRWKYITKVIIPFALPHIITGLRLSIGVAWMVIVAGEMLSGGVGIGFFVWDSWNALSLEKILSAILIIGTVGLLLDKGFDWLQKRFAFA; this is encoded by the coding sequence ATGAAGAAATTACTCAATCTACAAACCTACCTCCCATTGCTGTTTGGCATAGGTAGTGCGGTCATTTTAATCGGCGCTTGGTGGGGCATTTCCGTCCTTACCAACAGCGAAATTCCGTCGCCTCTGATGACTTGGGCGGTTTTCAACGAAATGCTCGCCACTCCTTTCTACGACTACGGCCCCAATGACAAAGGCATTGGAAATCAACTGGTCAGCTCACTCATCCGCGTATTCAGCGGTTTTGGATTGGGCAGCCTCGTAGCCATTCCCCTTGGGCTGCTTATAGGCTCCAGCAAAACAGCCTTCCGGCTCATCAACCCGATTATCCAGATTTTGCGCCCAGTATCGCCGTTGGCATGGTTTCCGTTGGGATTGTTGGCATTCAAAGCCGCCGAGGGCGCAACTATTTTTATCATTTTTGTCACCAGCTTATGGCCCACATTAATCAATACTGCCTTCGGGGTGGCCTCGATTCCGCAAGACCACAAAAACGTGGCGAAGGCCTACGGCTTTTCCCGTTGGAAATACATCACCAAAGTCATTATACCGTTTGCTTTACCGCACATTATCACTGGGTTACGCCTGAGCATCGGCGTGGCGTGGATGGTGATTGTGGCGGGCGAAATGCTCTCTGGAGGCGTCGGAATTGGCTTTTTTGTGTGGGACAGTTGGAACGCACTCAGCTTAGAGAAAATCCTCTCGGCCATCTTAATCATCGGCACGGTAGGGTTACTGCTCGACAAGGGTTTTGATTGGCTTCAAAAACGATTTGCATTTGCTTAA